The following proteins are encoded in a genomic region of Acidimicrobiales bacterium:
- a CDS encoding ABC transporter permease produces MTVLDTDTPLEESALRSAVSTAARPSQPGALSASLTFAWRAMRKIKHVPMQLFDVTAFPIMFVLLYTYLFGGALAGSPSAYLQLLLPGILVMTVTWITMYTGQALNTDISKGVFDRFRSLPMWRPAVLVGMLLADTVRYTIASVVVITVGVILGFRPDGGPLGVVAAVALLLVFSFALSWVWTVVGLKVQKPDTVLQVSMTVLFPLTFASNVFVAVDTMPGWVQAFVRVNPVTHLTTASRGLMHGLPVGTEVGWVLLWSAGLILVFAPVTMRLYNTER; encoded by the coding sequence ATGACCGTGCTCGACACCGACACCCCGCTCGAGGAGTCGGCCCTGCGCTCGGCGGTCTCCACCGCCGCCCGCCCGTCCCAGCCCGGAGCGCTGTCTGCCTCGCTCACGTTCGCCTGGCGCGCCATGCGCAAGATCAAGCACGTCCCCATGCAGCTGTTCGACGTGACCGCCTTCCCGATCATGTTCGTGCTGCTGTACACGTACCTCTTCGGAGGCGCGTTGGCCGGGTCACCCAGCGCCTATCTCCAGTTGCTGCTGCCCGGCATCCTGGTCATGACCGTCACCTGGATCACGATGTACACGGGCCAGGCCCTCAACACCGACATCTCCAAGGGCGTGTTCGACCGCTTCCGTTCGCTGCCGATGTGGCGGCCGGCGGTGCTGGTGGGGATGCTCCTCGCCGACACCGTCCGCTACACGATCGCCTCGGTCGTGGTCATCACCGTGGGCGTCATCCTCGGCTTCCGTCCCGACGGCGGCCCGCTCGGCGTGGTCGCCGCGGTGGCGCTGCTCCTGGTGTTCTCGTTCGCCCTCTCTTGGGTGTGGACCGTGGTGGGCCTCAAGGTGCAGAAGCCCGACACCGTGCTCCAGGTCAGCATGACCGTCCTCTTCCCGCTCACCTTCGCCAGCAACGTGTTCGTGGCGGTCGACACCATGCCGGGCTGGGTGCAGGCCTTCGTTCGGGTGAACCCCGTCACCCACCTCACCACCGCCTCCCGCGGCCTGATGCACGGGCTGCCCGTCGGCACCGAGGTCGGGTGGGTGCTGCTCTGGAGCGCCGGCCTGATCCTGGTGTTCGCTCCGGTCACCATGCGCCTCTACAACACCGAGCGTTAG
- a CDS encoding phytanoyl-CoA dioxygenase family protein, whose protein sequence is MPDERSHLLTTAEMARFVADGMLRFEALVPDDINQAALELFSQTGMADMFRPKPNSGTPFADLYPEPSPIGAMLRLPQIQGILTSLVGPDPRYDHDWVHVRLPGDLVDQHLHQDAIIDTTLAFDVQLFWFPHEVRPGEGGTGYIPGSHLRVVNEFDVARYQNLVGQRDVVGPAGTVAVFHQGLWHRGRANAGDSQRWMYKIRLNPTQPQVRHWDLADFDEVNGHPHDHIFATYQDSTAAAMFRAPQPWFEHGASRLETVNRSRLWRYLTGDDQFDSDWYLTRTSGRQGLDAATAGVGSAGGDAVR, encoded by the coding sequence GTGCCCGACGAGCGATCGCACCTGCTGACCACCGCGGAGATGGCCCGGTTCGTGGCCGACGGGATGCTCCGCTTCGAGGCCCTCGTGCCCGACGACATCAACCAGGCCGCGCTCGAGCTCTTCAGCCAGACCGGCATGGCCGACATGTTCCGCCCCAAGCCGAACAGCGGCACGCCCTTCGCCGACCTCTACCCCGAGCCCTCGCCCATCGGGGCGATGCTGCGTCTGCCCCAGATCCAGGGCATCCTCACCAGCCTCGTCGGCCCCGATCCCCGCTACGACCACGACTGGGTGCACGTGCGTCTCCCCGGCGACCTGGTCGACCAGCACCTGCACCAGGACGCCATCATCGACACGACCCTGGCCTTCGACGTCCAGCTGTTCTGGTTCCCCCACGAGGTGCGCCCCGGGGAGGGCGGCACCGGGTACATCCCGGGCTCGCACCTGCGTGTGGTCAACGAGTTCGACGTCGCCCGGTACCAGAACCTGGTCGGCCAGCGCGACGTCGTCGGCCCCGCCGGCACCGTCGCCGTGTTCCACCAGGGGCTCTGGCACCGGGGCCGGGCCAACGCCGGCGACTCGCAGCGGTGGATGTACAAGATCCGTCTGAACCCGACCCAGCCCCAGGTGCGCCATTGGGACCTCGCCGACTTCGACGAGGTGAACGGCCACCCCCACGACCACATCTTCGCCACCTATCAGGACAGCACCGCGGCGGCGATGTTCCGGGCACCCCAACCGTGGTTCGAGCACGGCGCCAGCCGCCTCGAGACGGTCAACCGCTCGCGGCTGTGGCGCTACCTGACCGGTGACGACCAGTTCGACTCGGACTGGTACCTCACCCGCACGAGCGGCAGGCAGGGCCTCGACGCGGCGACGGCCGGCGTGGGCTCGGCCGGGGGAGACGCGGTCCGATGA
- a CDS encoding phosphotransferase, producing the protein MGVVLTPRPVAGSVDEVLAGASRRESWAPAASRSNTAFERVWIDGEPMLVKHLHLDDDFIGRTTGDIGCRPLRAWEAGLYDVAPDRIDHGVVGVAAGDGRNGWGTALLMRDLSASLASTGDRPFTEDEHVAFLGAMAAMCAATWGWEDHLDLLPYPRRWEFFAEATLVGEQALGWPERVPEIADEGWRRFFAGAPAPVADGVRALWSDVGPLAEALAATPSCFLHGDWKNGNIGLGADGRVVLIDWVYLGAGPACHELGWYLALNRDLIPADRSKEDVIEEFRSALEAAGVATDGWWSRQLPLALLGTLVQFGWEKAYGDADELGWWCDRAEEGLAIL; encoded by the coding sequence GTGGGGGTCGTGTTGACGCCCCGCCCGGTGGCGGGGTCGGTGGACGAGGTGTTGGCGGGCGCATCCCGCCGCGAGTCGTGGGCGCCGGCGGCGTCGCGCTCGAACACCGCGTTCGAGCGGGTGTGGATCGACGGCGAGCCGATGCTCGTGAAGCACCTGCACCTCGACGACGACTTCATCGGTCGCACCACCGGCGACATCGGTTGCCGTCCGCTTCGTGCGTGGGAGGCGGGTCTCTACGACGTCGCTCCGGACCGGATCGACCACGGCGTGGTGGGGGTGGCCGCCGGCGACGGGCGCAACGGCTGGGGGACGGCGCTGCTCATGCGCGATCTGTCCGCCTCGCTGGCATCCACCGGAGACCGTCCCTTCACCGAGGACGAGCACGTGGCCTTCCTCGGGGCGATGGCCGCCATGTGCGCGGCGACGTGGGGCTGGGAGGACCACCTCGACCTGCTTCCCTATCCCCGGCGATGGGAGTTCTTCGCCGAGGCGACCCTCGTCGGCGAGCAGGCGCTGGGGTGGCCCGAGCGGGTGCCCGAGATCGCCGACGAGGGGTGGCGACGCTTCTTCGCCGGCGCCCCGGCGCCGGTGGCCGACGGGGTGCGGGCGCTTTGGAGCGACGTCGGCCCGCTCGCCGAGGCCCTTGCCGCCACGCCGTCCTGCTTCCTCCACGGTGACTGGAAGAACGGCAACATCGGCCTCGGCGCCGACGGCCGGGTGGTGCTCATCGACTGGGTGTACCTGGGCGCCGGCCCGGCCTGCCACGAGCTCGGCTGGTACCTCGCCCTCAACCGCGACCTGATCCCGGCGGACCGGTCGAAGGAGGACGTCATCGAGGAGTTCCGCTCGGCGCTGGAGGCCGCCGGCGTGGCCACCGACGGCTGGTGGTCCCGTCAGCTCCCCCTCGCCCTGCTGGGGACGTTGGTGCAGTTCGGCTGGGAGAAGGCCTACGGCGACGCCGACGAGCTCGGCTGGTGGTGCGACCGCGCCGAGGAAGGCCTCGCAATCCTCTGA
- a CDS encoding TIGR03086 family protein, translating to MSTQPLEQAIAATRSVLAGVASDQLDAPSPCAQWKVRDVVNHIVGGQKFFTTAMRGEQPGGDEVDYAAGDFLASFDDESRQCIEAFQADGALQKTVSLPFGDMPGAAVMGLLTTDTFTHAWDVAKATGQDTDLAPELAVQLLETSKVMIQPAFRSEEGTVFGPEQPAPEGASAADQLAAFLGRKV from the coding sequence ATGTCGACCCAGCCGCTCGAACAAGCCATCGCCGCCACCCGATCGGTGCTCGCCGGCGTCGCCTCGGACCAGCTCGACGCACCCTCGCCGTGCGCCCAGTGGAAGGTCCGCGACGTCGTGAACCACATCGTCGGCGGCCAGAAGTTCTTCACCACGGCGATGCGCGGCGAGCAGCCCGGCGGCGACGAGGTCGACTACGCCGCCGGCGACTTCCTCGCCAGCTTCGATGACGAGTCCCGCCAGTGCATCGAGGCCTTCCAGGCCGACGGTGCCCTCCAGAAGACGGTCTCGCTGCCCTTCGGCGACATGCCCGGCGCCGCGGTGATGGGCCTCCTGACGACCGACACGTTCACGCACGCATGGGACGTCGCCAAGGCCACCGGCCAGGACACCGACCTCGCGCCCGAGCTCGCCGTACAGCTGCTGGAGACCTCGAAGGTGATGATCCAGCCGGCATTCCGCTCGGAGGAGGGCACCGTGTTCGGCCCCGAGCAGCCCGCCCCCGAAGGAGCCAGCGCGGCCGACCAACTGGCCGCCTTCCTGGGCCGGAAGGTCTGA
- a CDS encoding DsbA family oxidoreductase, whose product MRIDVWSDVICPWCYLGARRLHRAIDQLGWQEEVEIHWRAFQLDPSTSREPGDLREAINRKYGPGSFDGMTERLTALGVPEGIDYRFDLALRVNTLDAHRLLSWAHTAGVAEQGALYDRLFLAYFTEGANVADHETLVRLAAEAGLDPDEAAEVLAAGAFAGEVQADLDAARDRDIHGVPNFVIEDRLSIPGAQEVDTMVLLLQRARERLTAGA is encoded by the coding sequence GTGCGCATCGATGTGTGGTCCGACGTCATCTGTCCGTGGTGCTACCTGGGTGCCCGTCGCCTCCACCGGGCGATCGACCAACTCGGCTGGCAGGAGGAGGTGGAGATCCACTGGCGGGCCTTCCAGCTGGATCCGTCCACCTCCCGAGAGCCCGGCGACCTGCGTGAGGCCATCAACCGCAAGTACGGCCCAGGTTCCTTCGACGGCATGACCGAGCGCCTCACCGCCCTGGGCGTCCCCGAGGGCATCGACTACCGCTTCGACCTGGCGCTGCGGGTCAACACCCTCGACGCCCACCGCCTGCTCTCCTGGGCCCACACCGCCGGCGTGGCGGAGCAGGGCGCCCTCTACGACCGACTCTTCCTCGCCTACTTCACCGAGGGCGCGAACGTGGCCGACCACGAGACCCTCGTGCGGCTGGCGGCCGAGGCCGGCCTGGACCCCGACGAGGCCGCCGAGGTGCTCGCCGCCGGCGCCTTCGCCGGCGAGGTGCAGGCGGACCTCGACGCCGCCCGCGACCGCGACATCCACGGCGTGCCCAACTTCGTCATCGAGGACCGGTTGTCCATCCCGGGTGCGCAGGAGGTCGACACCATGGTCCTGCTCCTCCAGCGCGCCCGGGAGCGCCTCACCGCCGGCGCCTGA
- a CDS encoding alcohol dehydrogenase catalytic domain-containing protein, protein MHGRTRRAPGLRRRSNGSDVPWVLTPWGRALMRAAVMAGLGAPLDVIDVPDPTPAPHEVVLRVGHCGICGSDLHLHDAFDLPGLVLGHEFAGEVVAVGTEVDGWAPGRLAAGLSLASCGQCDHCRAGRVRKCATVAMLGVERPGAFAEYVALPAHDLVDLPANLTSALGALVEPLSVARHAVERAGGVEGRHTLVIGGGPVGLAVSLWLPLFGAASVTVSDPAAGRRETALALGVDAVVDPTAGPVQGADGTAPSVVFECVGLPGLIEGAAAACAVDGRVVVVGVCMGPDTIVPMTAMAKELDLAYAFYYRRQDFEATVAALDDGSLPGDRLITGQVGLDDLPARFDALKTAKDDVKILLAP, encoded by the coding sequence TTGCACGGACGGACCCGTCGTGCGCCCGGCCTGCGCCGCCGGTCGAACGGCTCCGACGTCCCCTGGGTGCTCACTCCGTGGGGGCGGGCGCTGATGCGGGCGGCGGTGATGGCGGGTCTCGGCGCCCCCCTCGACGTGATCGACGTCCCCGACCCCACGCCGGCACCCCACGAGGTTGTGCTGCGCGTGGGTCACTGCGGCATCTGCGGGTCCGACCTGCACCTGCACGACGCCTTCGATCTGCCCGGATTGGTCCTCGGCCACGAGTTCGCCGGCGAGGTCGTCGCCGTGGGCACCGAGGTGGACGGATGGGCGCCCGGTCGACTCGCCGCCGGCTTGTCGCTGGCGTCGTGCGGGCAGTGCGACCACTGCCGGGCCGGACGCGTGCGCAAGTGCGCGACCGTGGCCATGCTCGGCGTCGAGCGCCCCGGTGCCTTCGCCGAGTACGTGGCGCTGCCCGCCCACGATCTGGTGGACCTGCCCGCCAACCTCACGTCCGCCCTCGGGGCGCTGGTCGAGCCGCTGTCGGTGGCCCGCCACGCCGTCGAGCGCGCCGGCGGGGTCGAGGGTCGGCACACCCTGGTGATCGGCGGTGGCCCGGTGGGGCTGGCGGTGTCGCTGTGGCTGCCGCTCTTCGGTGCCGCCTCGGTCACCGTCAGCGACCCGGCCGCAGGCCGACGCGAGACCGCTCTCGCCCTGGGTGTCGACGCGGTCGTCGACCCGACCGCCGGCCCGGTGCAGGGTGCCGACGGGACGGCCCCGTCCGTGGTGTTCGAGTGCGTCGGCCTGCCCGGCCTGATCGAGGGCGCCGCCGCGGCCTGCGCGGTCGATGGCCGGGTGGTGGTCGTGGGCGTCTGCATGGGGCCCGACACCATTGTCCCCATGACGGCCATGGCCAAGGAGCTCGACCTCGCCTACGCCTTCTACTACCGCCGCCAGGACTTCGAGGCCACCGTCGCCGCCCTCGACGACGGCTCGCTGCCGGGCGATCGCCTCATCACCGGGCAGGTGGGCCTCGACGACCTGCCCGCCCGCTTCGACGCTCTGAAGACGGCCAAGGACGACGTCAAGATCCTCCTGGCCCCCTGA
- a CDS encoding SRPBCC family protein, with the protein MPESCEKVGLDYFDTAPVRFTASETIEATPEQVFAVFLDAEAWTKWVFAITRVEWTSPFPLEVGSTRTVHMLGGLAAYEEFIAWEPGVRMAFRFNEMSKAAAAAFGEDYQVTDLGDGRCRVDWVMAMTPKGASRYTMPPLKPVMGAFIRKTLANFRKYVEAHPPAITDN; encoded by the coding sequence ATGCCTGAATCCTGCGAGAAGGTCGGACTCGACTACTTCGACACCGCCCCGGTTCGCTTCACCGCCAGCGAGACCATCGAGGCCACGCCCGAGCAGGTCTTCGCGGTCTTCCTCGACGCCGAGGCGTGGACGAAGTGGGTGTTCGCCATCACCAGAGTCGAGTGGACCTCGCCGTTCCCCCTCGAGGTCGGCTCGACCCGCACGGTCCACATGCTCGGCGGGTTGGCGGCCTACGAGGAGTTCATCGCCTGGGAGCCGGGGGTGCGCATGGCCTTCCGCTTCAACGAGATGTCGAAGGCCGCCGCGGCGGCGTTCGGCGAGGACTACCAGGTGACCGACCTCGGCGACGGCCGCTGCCGGGTCGACTGGGTGATGGCCATGACCCCGAAGGGGGCCAGTCGCTACACCATGCCCCCACTGAAGCCCGTGATGGGCGCCTTCATCCGCAAGACCCTCGCCAACTTCCGCAAGTACGTCGAGGCCCACCCGCCCGCCATCACCGACAACTGA
- a CDS encoding amidohydrolase, with amino-acid sequence MSTTTDTTPDARRYAVVSSDGHAGADLYDYKAYLASSWHDDFDAWAPTYVNPYADLQAPTAYRSWDSARRLEETEADGIVAEVLFPNTVPPFFESSQLTALPPTPADYDRRWAGVQAHNRWLVDFCKETPGRRAGVFQVFANDIDDAVAEVRWAADQGVLTGGVLLPSVPPNAGLPGFWEPYYDPLWAVCQELDLPIQVHGGGGLPDYGEHIAARAMMLIELPWFAHRPVWHLIFGGVLERFPDLRVVLTEQGMAWLPRGLETLDWFHRRMTLPDSAESLFFGEVAAGMAMKPSEYFARNFWMGASFLRPSEAPIAGDLVATDRVMWGSDYPHSEGSLGFTTEALRAAFGGKPEAEARAMIETNAAAFFRFDLDALRPVADRIGPTPAEVAAPLAPADYPKASTCNAFDTAQVMRSW; translated from the coding sequence GTGAGCACGACCACCGACACCACCCCCGACGCGCGCCGGTACGCGGTCGTGTCGTCGGACGGGCACGCCGGCGCCGACCTCTACGACTACAAGGCGTACCTGGCGTCGTCGTGGCACGACGACTTCGACGCGTGGGCACCCACCTACGTCAACCCGTACGCCGACCTCCAGGCCCCCACCGCCTACCGCAGCTGGGACTCGGCCCGTCGCCTCGAGGAGACCGAGGCCGACGGCATCGTCGCCGAGGTGCTCTTCCCCAACACCGTCCCGCCGTTCTTCGAGTCGAGCCAGCTCACCGCTCTGCCCCCGACGCCGGCCGACTACGACCGGCGTTGGGCCGGCGTCCAGGCCCACAACCGCTGGCTGGTCGACTTCTGCAAGGAGACCCCCGGCCGCCGTGCCGGCGTGTTCCAGGTGTTCGCCAACGACATCGACGACGCCGTCGCCGAGGTGCGCTGGGCCGCCGATCAGGGCGTCCTCACGGGCGGCGTGCTGTTGCCATCGGTGCCCCCGAACGCCGGCCTGCCCGGCTTCTGGGAGCCCTACTACGACCCGCTCTGGGCGGTCTGCCAGGAGCTCGACCTGCCCATCCAGGTGCACGGCGGCGGCGGCCTGCCCGACTACGGCGAGCACATCGCCGCCCGGGCCATGATGCTGATCGAGCTGCCGTGGTTCGCCCACCGCCCGGTCTGGCACCTGATCTTCGGTGGCGTGCTCGAGCGCTTCCCCGACCTGCGGGTGGTCCTCACCGAGCAGGGCATGGCGTGGCTCCCCCGCGGCCTCGAGACCCTCGACTGGTTCCACCGGCGCATGACCCTGCCCGACTCGGCCGAGTCGCTCTTCTTCGGCGAGGTCGCCGCGGGCATGGCCATGAAGCCGTCGGAGTACTTCGCCCGGAACTTCTGGATGGGGGCCAGCTTCCTGCGCCCGTCCGAGGCACCCATCGCCGGCGACCTCGTCGCCACCGACCGGGTCATGTGGGGCTCGGACTACCCCCACTCGGAGGGCTCGCTCGGCTTCACCACCGAGGCGCTGCGAGCGGCCTTCGGGGGCAAGCCCGAGGCCGAGGCCCGGGCGATGATCGAGACCAACGCCGCGGCGTTCTTCCGCTTCGACCTCGACGCCCTGCGCCCTGTGGCCGACCGCATCGGCCCCACCCCGGCCGAGGTGGCGGCGCCCCTCGCCCCCGCCGACTACCCCAAGGCGTCGACGTGCAACGCCTTCGACACCGCGCAGGTGATGCGAAGCTGGTGA
- a CDS encoding SDR family NAD(P)-dependent oxidoreductase has protein sequence MTMEELSGKVAVVTGGAGGIGRGIVTALLEEGVRVVIGDIEAPVLDAAVAELREQFPEGSVRGVRTDVSDAASFEALAADVFATEGACHLLFNNAGVTSGGGGKPWEQEANDWRWCFSVNVFGTANGVISFLPRMIASGEPGLVVNTSSGDGGIAPVPYASVYASSKAAVSCLTEAVAHQLKGETGDRVRAAIFYPGGGLLDTGLWTAQRNRPAELARQKERAAAPGTTFAEFKAQLEAAGRPADVVDLVELGRFVVAGVKAGHFIIGHDLDRAGRLLHARADAIAEGTLPPNMMEML, from the coding sequence GTGACGATGGAGGAGCTGAGCGGGAAGGTCGCCGTGGTGACGGGCGGCGCCGGCGGGATCGGGCGGGGCATCGTCACCGCCCTGTTGGAGGAGGGCGTGCGGGTCGTCATCGGCGACATCGAGGCGCCCGTGCTCGACGCCGCGGTGGCGGAGCTGCGCGAGCAGTTCCCCGAGGGCTCGGTGCGGGGCGTGCGCACCGACGTGTCCGACGCCGCCTCGTTCGAGGCACTCGCCGCCGACGTGTTCGCCACCGAGGGCGCCTGTCACCTGCTGTTCAACAACGCCGGCGTCACCTCCGGTGGCGGGGGCAAGCCGTGGGAGCAGGAGGCCAACGACTGGCGCTGGTGCTTCAGCGTCAACGTGTTCGGCACCGCCAACGGGGTCATCAGCTTCCTGCCCCGCATGATCGCCTCGGGCGAGCCCGGTCTCGTGGTCAACACGTCGTCGGGCGACGGCGGCATCGCCCCGGTGCCCTACGCCTCGGTGTACGCGTCCAGCAAGGCCGCCGTCTCCTGCCTCACCGAGGCCGTCGCCCACCAGTTGAAGGGCGAGACCGGGGACCGCGTGAGGGCGGCGATCTTCTATCCCGGCGGCGGGCTGCTCGACACCGGCCTGTGGACCGCCCAGCGCAACCGCCCCGCCGAGCTGGCCCGCCAGAAGGAGCGGGCGGCGGCGCCGGGCACCACCTTCGCCGAGTTCAAGGCGCAGCTCGAGGCCGCCGGCCGCCCCGCCGACGTGGTCGACCTCGTCGAGCTCGGGCGCTTCGTGGTCGCCGGCGTGAAGGCCGGCCACTTCATCATCGGCCACGACCTGGACCGCGCCGGCCGGCTCCTGCACGCCCGCGCCGACGCCATCGCAGAGGGCACCCTGCCCCCCAACATGATGGAGATGCTGTGA
- a CDS encoding amidohydrolase, which yields MTDPTPDAVITGEPSGILDAAGGRYTIISADSHCGLPAPDYRDYLDPAFHADFDQYLAQQQAQRDEALTLNYDYIMGWETENEEGLRGSYDAAQRDKELDADGVAAEVMFADADAITGFASPPFGAGLGAGMIERPDLAFAGARAHNRFLVDFCATNPERRGGVALVPVAFDIDAGVAEVERLAGEPGIRGVMIPTMWREKLPYNDAAYDPFWAACEEAGFPVHTHSGEAPREEMGDHIGIYLAEVVWWATRPMWHLLFSGAFEKFPGLKFVVTEAAAYWSTDMMWKWDQYLGGGHTTKKMAALMKGKISKLPSDYFGENIFIGASTMSKEEIRRRHVIGTDVVMWGTDYPHPEGTWPHTLAKLQSDFADVPVEDTAAMLGTTAARCYGFDLDALAPVAERVGPTPALLGQDTSRRTDPAVVESARWWKDEYQVRPPV from the coding sequence ATGACTGACCCGACCCCCGACGCCGTCATCACCGGTGAGCCGAGCGGCATCCTCGACGCCGCCGGCGGTCGCTACACGATCATCTCGGCCGACTCGCACTGCGGCCTGCCCGCCCCCGACTACCGGGACTACCTCGACCCGGCCTTCCACGCCGACTTCGACCAGTACCTGGCCCAGCAGCAGGCCCAGCGGGACGAGGCCCTGACCCTCAACTACGACTACATCATGGGGTGGGAGACCGAGAACGAGGAGGGTCTCCGCGGCAGCTACGACGCCGCCCAGCGCGACAAGGAACTCGACGCCGACGGCGTGGCCGCCGAGGTCATGTTCGCCGACGCCGACGCCATCACCGGCTTCGCCTCGCCGCCGTTCGGCGCCGGCCTCGGGGCGGGCATGATCGAGCGCCCCGATCTCGCCTTCGCCGGGGCCCGGGCCCACAACCGCTTCCTGGTCGACTTCTGCGCCACCAACCCCGAGCGGCGGGGCGGCGTGGCCCTCGTGCCGGTGGCGTTCGACATCGACGCAGGTGTGGCCGAGGTCGAGCGCCTCGCCGGCGAGCCCGGCATCCGGGGCGTGATGATCCCGACCATGTGGCGGGAGAAGCTCCCCTACAACGACGCCGCCTACGACCCGTTCTGGGCGGCGTGCGAGGAGGCCGGCTTCCCCGTCCACACCCACTCGGGCGAGGCGCCACGCGAGGAGATGGGCGACCACATCGGCATCTACCTGGCCGAGGTGGTCTGGTGGGCCACCCGCCCGATGTGGCATCTGCTGTTCTCGGGGGCGTTCGAGAAGTTCCCCGGCCTCAAGTTCGTGGTCACCGAGGCCGCCGCCTACTGGTCCACCGACATGATGTGGAAGTGGGACCAGTACCTGGGTGGGGGCCACACCACGAAGAAGATGGCCGCCCTCATGAAGGGCAAGATCTCGAAGCTGCCGTCTGACTACTTCGGCGAGAACATCTTCATCGGGGCCTCCACCATGTCCAAGGAGGAGATCCGCCGGCGCCATGTCATCGGCACCGACGTCGTGATGTGGGGGACGGACTACCCGCACCCCGAGGGCACGTGGCCCCACACGCTGGCCAAGCTCCAGTCCGACTTCGCCGACGTCCCCGTGGAGGACACCGCGGCGATGCTCGGCACCACCGCGGCCCGCTGCTACGGCTTCGACCTCGACGCGCTGGCGCCCGTCGCCGAGCGGGTCGGCCCGACGCCGGCGCTGCTGGGCCAGGACACCAGCCGGCGCACCGACCCCGCCGTGGTCGAGTCCGCCCGCTGGTGGAAGGACGAGTACCAGGTGAGGCCGCCGGTATGA
- a CDS encoding acetoacetate decarboxylase family protein has translation MSVRYGAKAVQRSREIEATAAEIWSTAVTAVWETDPDAIAAVLPAPLSPAARPLVRLTITSVQMPGYPTFGAGWFGVAAKHGDDEGEYPIFMPMTTEQSVMGGRDHYGEPKKIADVWATRDGDTIDAGIARMGFTVCEIHGTVTDAREPYEKTKRDFWFKVSPSAETPGELDQDPLLVYGEKTEKARVHETIEGEVILKEAPLDPIADLAIVRMVDLNWTERASTQVGRIIGPVPRGNLVPFLHQRYDDFSVLGGGDD, from the coding sequence ATGTCTGTTCGCTACGGGGCCAAGGCGGTGCAGCGCAGTCGGGAGATCGAGGCCACCGCCGCCGAGATCTGGTCGACCGCGGTGACCGCGGTGTGGGAGACCGACCCGGACGCCATCGCCGCGGTGCTGCCCGCGCCGTTGTCGCCGGCAGCGCGCCCACTGGTACGGCTCACGATCACGTCGGTGCAGATGCCCGGCTACCCCACGTTCGGCGCCGGGTGGTTCGGGGTGGCCGCGAAGCACGGCGACGACGAGGGCGAGTACCCGATCTTCATGCCCATGACCACCGAGCAGTCGGTGATGGGCGGGCGGGACCACTACGGCGAGCCCAAGAAGATCGCCGATGTCTGGGCCACGCGCGACGGCGACACCATCGACGCCGGCATCGCCCGCATGGGCTTCACGGTGTGCGAGATCCACGGCACGGTCACCGACGCCCGCGAGCCCTACGAGAAGACCAAGCGGGACTTCTGGTTCAAGGTGTCGCCCTCGGCCGAGACCCCGGGCGAGCTCGACCAGGATCCGCTGCTCGTCTACGGCGAGAAGACCGAGAAGGCCCGGGTGCACGAGACCATCGAGGGCGAGGTCATCCTGAAAGAGGCGCCCCTCGACCCCATCGCCGACCTGGCCATCGTGCGCATGGTCGACCTCAACTGGACCGAGCGGGCATCGACGCAGGTCGGGCGCATCATCGGCCCGGTCCCCCGGGGGAACCTGGTCCCGTTCCTGCACCAGCGCTACGACGACTTCTCGGTGCTGGGAGGCGGCGATGACTGA
- a CDS encoding DUF1697 domain-containing protein: protein MTTQIAFLRAVNVGKRRVPMATAVSVLERLGFTDVWSYINSGNLVFDGSGPRASLEATIGAALEEEFGFEITTFVRTAAEIRKILAREPFTLADGDTYFITFLQAAPREAAARELEACSNDYDTLLVEGRDVHWLMHGLSSATTVSQKKWRVVGDLSTSRNTTMLRKLVAKIDER from the coding sequence GTGACCACCCAGATCGCATTCCTCCGAGCGGTGAACGTCGGCAAGCGTCGGGTGCCGATGGCCACCGCGGTCTCCGTCCTCGAACGGCTCGGGTTCACCGACGTCTGGTCCTACATCAACAGCGGCAACCTGGTCTTCGACGGGTCCGGGCCCCGAGCGAGCCTCGAGGCGACGATCGGCGCGGCGCTCGAGGAGGAGTTCGGATTCGAGATCACCACCTTCGTCCGCACTGCGGCGGAGATCCGCAAGATCCTCGCCCGCGAACCATTCACCCTGGCCGACGGCGACACCTACTTCATCACCTTCCTCCAGGCCGCCCCTCGGGAGGCGGCCGCCAGGGAGCTCGAGGCCTGTTCGAACGACTACGACACGCTGCTGGTCGAGGGTCGCGACGTGCACTGGCTCATGCACGGGCTGTCGTCGGCGACCACCGTGAGCCAGAAGAAGTGGCGAGTCGTCGGCGACCTCAGCACCAGCCGCAACACCACGATGCTGCGCAAGCTCGTGGCCAAGATCGACGAACGCTGA